A window of Metabacillus sp. B2-18 contains these coding sequences:
- a CDS encoding metal-sensitive transcriptional regulator, protein MEYDAQIKNRVKRIEGQLRGILRMMEEQKDCKDIITQLSASRTAIDRTIGVIVSSNLIECVRMAEEKGESSDDLVKEAVNLLVKSR, encoded by the coding sequence ATGGAGTATGATGCACAAATTAAAAACCGTGTAAAGAGAATTGAAGGGCAGCTCAGAGGAATCTTACGTATGATGGAAGAACAGAAAGATTGTAAAGATATTATTACTCAGCTTTCCGCAAGTAGAACAGCAATTGATCGAACAATTGGTGTAATCGTTAGCTCTAATTTAATAGAATGTGTTCGAATGGCTGAGGAAAAAGGCGAAAGCAGTGATGATTTAGTGAAGGAAGCAGTTAATTTGCTTGTGAAAAGTAGGTAA
- a CDS encoding spore germination protein has product MNHRQLYQNQDAPETLDQTVVTDLTENVAVLKKEFDKCSDVKFRPLIVGQNEAYLIFVEGLIDSKSIEFHALKQLLAEIKEEHLTAEYLEKNILSVNQVVESNKMSDIVKQVLHGSSILLVDSLNKGLVLDAKGGTSRSVSEPDTESVVRGPREGFTENLGVNTALVRQKIKSKHLKLISKEVGTQTNTTINIMYMDNLAPPDLVEEVIARIDRIEIDGVLESGYIEELIEDSPSSFFPQIQNTERPDTVAANLLEGRVSILVNGTPFALILPVSFWQFIQSSEDYYQRYHISIFLRILRVMLLFLALLLPAFYVAITTFHQDMIPTNLLFSIAASRESIPFPALIEALMMEIAFEALREAGIRLPKVIGQAVSILGALVIGQAAVEAGIVSAPMVIIVSLTGIASFTIPRFNMAISIRLLRFPMMILAGIFGLFGIALGSIIVLTHLCKLRSFGVPYFHPLGPLKWSELKDVFIRIPWWDMDRRPTQFVKENVSREKDNLKPSTHKHN; this is encoded by the coding sequence ATGAACCATAGACAACTCTATCAAAACCAAGACGCACCTGAAACCTTGGATCAAACAGTTGTAACCGATTTGACTGAGAATGTAGCTGTACTAAAAAAGGAATTTGATAAATGTTCCGATGTGAAATTTAGGCCTCTAATAGTAGGTCAAAATGAAGCGTACCTTATCTTCGTTGAAGGATTAATTGATTCCAAAAGTATAGAATTTCATGCCTTAAAGCAATTGTTAGCAGAGATAAAAGAAGAACATCTCACTGCTGAATATTTAGAAAAAAACATTCTTTCTGTTAACCAAGTAGTTGAATCGAATAAGATGTCTGATATAGTGAAGCAAGTTTTGCATGGGAGTTCAATCCTTTTAGTAGATTCCTTAAATAAAGGATTAGTGTTAGATGCAAAAGGTGGGACTAGTAGAAGTGTATCTGAGCCGGATACGGAATCCGTAGTACGTGGTCCACGTGAAGGTTTTACCGAAAATTTGGGAGTAAATACAGCGCTTGTTAGACAAAAGATTAAATCAAAGCATTTAAAGCTTATTTCTAAAGAAGTAGGTACTCAAACAAATACAACGATCAACATCATGTATATGGATAATCTTGCACCACCAGACTTAGTTGAAGAAGTAATAGCGAGAATTGACCGTATTGAAATTGATGGTGTATTAGAAAGTGGGTATATTGAAGAATTAATTGAGGATAGCCCTAGTAGCTTTTTTCCTCAGATACAAAATACAGAGCGTCCTGATACAGTGGCAGCTAACTTATTAGAAGGAAGAGTGTCTATATTAGTTAATGGAACTCCTTTTGCGCTTATATTACCTGTGAGTTTTTGGCAATTTATTCAATCAAGTGAAGATTATTATCAACGATATCATATCTCAATTTTTTTAAGAATATTAAGGGTAATGCTTCTATTTTTAGCTTTACTCTTACCTGCATTCTATGTTGCAATAACAACGTTTCATCAAGATATGATACCTACAAACCTGTTGTTTAGTATTGCTGCTAGTAGGGAGTCTATTCCCTTTCCTGCTCTCATTGAGGCGTTAATGATGGAGATTGCGTTCGAGGCTTTACGTGAAGCGGGTATACGACTCCCGAAGGTGATTGGACAAGCAGTTAGTATTTTAGGTGCCTTAGTTATTGGTCAAGCAGCAGTTGAGGCAGGGATTGTCTCTGCACCTATGGTTATTATCGTCTCTTTAACTGGAATTGCTTCCTTTACCATTCCAAGGTTTAATATGGCGATTTCTATTCGACTATTACGATTTCCAATGATGATTCTTGCAGGCATTTTTGGCTTATTTGGTATTGCTCTTGGTTCTATTATCGTATTAACTCATTTATGTAAGTTGCGATCATTTGGTGTTCCTTATTTTCATCCACTTGGACCACTTAAATGGAGTGAACTGAAGGATGTATTTATTCGAATCCCTTGGTGGGACATGGATCGACGACCAACTCAATTTGTTAAAGAAAATGTGTCTCGTGAAAAGGACAACCTTAAACCTTCTACACACAAACATAATTAG
- a CDS encoding Ger(x)C family spore germination protein, producing the protein MVTRKMICLLCICVLLLTGCWDRVEVNDLAFVVSTGFDKVGDNQFRVSVQVPLPGAMSESSGGGGGTGGGGPYYVDSGIGRNVRESNDDLQERMSRELYFAHRRIIIFGEELARFGFKKSLDVVLEQPQSRLSAYVLLTKGEAINVLNATPHLEMLPAEAMREMAKSGFGITVKDVLMDISRPGKDTFIPIVETTETQNANSKDKKQEVKMSGFGILKKDELKFFTTKEEAWGLRWLLEKANGNNYTFVVGEKEELNVNIIKSKVKTNYKSNGGKPSFTLTIKVESNMMQNEPNLKLAEQEVYSSAIKDMKKQIKSEVLSLINHGREEGIDIFGFGWYLYLHHNDEWEKWKDDWEKILKDADIEIKVDAEIKRTINSGINIKE; encoded by the coding sequence ATGGTAACTCGTAAAATGATTTGCCTACTTTGTATTTGTGTACTTCTGTTAACAGGGTGTTGGGACCGAGTAGAGGTAAATGATTTAGCTTTCGTTGTTTCAACTGGATTTGACAAAGTTGGGGACAATCAGTTCAGGGTTTCTGTTCAGGTTCCGCTTCCAGGCGCAATGAGTGAGTCATCTGGAGGTGGAGGTGGAACGGGTGGAGGTGGTCCCTACTATGTTGACTCAGGAATTGGAAGAAATGTAAGGGAAAGTAATGACGATCTACAGGAGAGAATGTCCAGAGAATTATACTTTGCTCATCGAAGGATCATTATTTTTGGTGAGGAGTTAGCTCGATTTGGATTCAAGAAATCTTTAGATGTTGTACTGGAACAACCTCAATCAAGACTTTCTGCTTATGTTTTATTGACTAAAGGAGAAGCGATCAACGTGTTAAATGCAACACCTCACTTAGAAATGTTACCAGCTGAGGCAATGAGGGAAATGGCAAAATCAGGTTTTGGTATAACAGTTAAAGATGTCTTGATGGATATATCTAGGCCTGGTAAGGACACATTTATACCGATTGTTGAAACTACTGAAACGCAAAATGCCAATTCTAAGGATAAGAAGCAAGAAGTTAAAATGAGTGGATTTGGAATCTTAAAAAAGGATGAATTAAAATTTTTTACGACTAAGGAAGAGGCATGGGGGTTACGTTGGTTATTAGAAAAAGCAAATGGTAATAACTACACATTTGTAGTAGGTGAAAAGGAAGAGTTAAATGTCAATATTATAAAATCAAAAGTAAAAACAAATTACAAGTCTAATGGAGGTAAACCATCATTTACTCTTACAATTAAAGTTGAATCAAATATGATGCAAAATGAACCTAATCTAAAACTTGCTGAGCAGGAAGTCTATAGCTCAGCAATAAAAGATATGAAAAAACAAATAAAATCAGAAGTATTATCCTTAATTAACCATGGGAGGGAAGAAGGAATTGATATATTTGGGTTTGGTTGGTATTTATACCTTCATCATAATGATGAATGGGAAAAGTGGAAGGATGATTGGGAGAAAATTTTAAAGGATGCCGATATCGAGATTAAGGTGGATGCTGAGATAAAACGAACCATTAATTCAGGAATTAATATTAAGGAGTAG